Proteins encoded together in one Drosophila albomicans strain 15112-1751.03 chromosome 2R, ASM965048v2, whole genome shotgun sequence window:
- the LOC117575017 gene encoding glutamine--fructose-6-phosphate aminotransferase [isomerizing] 1 produces the protein MCGIFAYLNYLTPKSRQQILELLVQGLKRLEYRGYDSTGLAIDAPNEVDDILLVKRTGKVKILEDAIAEVCQGEDYSQPVDVHIGIAHTRWATHGVPSEVNSHPQRSDVENSFVVVHNGIITNYKDVKTLLEKRGYIFESDTDTEVIAKLVHHLWQSHPGYSFGELVEQAIQQLEGAFAIALKSKHFPGECVASRRGSPLLVGIKAKTKLATDHVPILYTKAHRPHGQQQFHVLPGGSGEVSAEFQPLEHKEVEYFFASDASAVIEHTNRVIYLEDDDVAAVKRDGTLSIHRLNKSSDDPHAREIITLKMEIQQIMKGNYDYFMLKEIFEQPESVVNTMRGRVRFDTQSVVLGGIKEYIPEIKRCRRLMLIACGTSYHSAVATRQLLEELTELPVMVELASDFLDRNTPIYRDDVCFFISQSGETADTLMALRYCKQRGALIVGITNTVGSSICRESHCGVHINAGPEIGVASTKAYTSQFISLVMFALVMSEDRLSLQQRRQEIIAGLAQLDQHIRTVLQLNSQVQELAKELYKHKSLLIMGRGFNFATCLEGALKVKELTYMHSEGILAGELKHGPLALVDDEMPVLMIVLRDPVYIKCMNALQQVTSRKGRPILICEEGDEETMAFSTRSLQIPRTVDCLQGILTVIPLQLLSYHIAVLRGCDVDCPRNLAKSVTVE, from the coding sequence TATTTGACGCCCAAATCGCGTCAGCAGATTTTAGAACTGCTCGTCCAGGGTCTGAAGCGTCTCGAGTACCGTGGCTACGACTCCACGGGCCTGGCCATCGATGCACCCAACGAAGTCGACGATATTCTGCTAGTGAAACGCACCGGAAAAGTGAAAATCCTCGAGGATGCGATAGCCGAGGTGTGTCAAGGTGAGGATTACTCGCAGCCCGTGGACGTACACATTGGCATTGCACACACCCGATGGGCCACACACGGTGTGCCCAGCGAGGTCAACTCGCATCCCCAACGCTCCGATGTGGAGAACTCCTTTGTGGTTGTCCACAATGGCATCATTACCAACTACAAGGATGTGAAGACGCTGCTGGAGAAACGTGGCTACATCTTTGAGTCCGATACGGACACTGAAGTGATTGCCAAGCTGGTGCATCATCTGTGGCAATCGCATCCCGGCTATAGCTTCGGGGAGCTTGTCGAGCAAGCAATCCAGCAGCTGGAAGGCGCTTTTGCTATCGCTTTGAAGTCCAAACATTTCCCTGGGGAATGCGTTGCCTCGCGTCGTGGTTCTCCGCTACTCGTGGGCATCAAGGCCAAGACTAAGCTGGCCACCGATCATGTGCCCATACTCTACACCAAGGCGCATCGTCCACATGGCCAGCAACAGTTCCATGTGCTGCCGGGTGGAAGTGGCGAAGTTAGCGCCGAGTTTCAGCCGTTGGAGCATAAGGAAGTCGAGTATTTCTTCGCATCGGATGCCTCGGCGGTGATTGAGCACACGAATCGTGTCATCTACCTGGAGGATGACGATGTGGCGGCCGTGAAACGCGATGGCACACTCAGCATACATCGCTTGAACAAATCCTCAGATGATCCGCATGCCAGGGAGATCATTACACTGAAGATGGAGATACAGCAGATCATGAAGGGCAACTACGATTACTTCATGCTCAAGGAGATCTTCGAGCAGCCCGAATCCGTGGTCAATACGATGCGTGGACGCGTCCGCTTCGATACCCAATCAGTTGTCCTCGGCGGGATCAAGGAATATATCCCGGAGATCAAACGTTGCAGGCGTCTCATGCTCATCGCTTGTGGCACTTCGTATCACAGCGCAGTGGCCACTCGACAGCTGCTCGAGGAGCTCACCGAACTGCCCGTGATGGTCGAGTTGGCTTCGGATTTCCTCGATCGCAATACGCCCATTTATCGCGATGATGTTTGCTTCTTCATCTCGCAATCCGGCGAGACGGCGGACACTTTGATGGCTTTGCGTTATTGCAAGCAACGTGGAGCATTGATTGTGGGCATCACCAACACCGTGGGCAGCAGCATCTGTCGTGAATCCCACTGCGGTGTGCACATCAATGCCGGACCAGAGATTGGCGTCGCCTCCACTAAAGCGTACACCTCACAATTCATTTCGCTTGTGATGTTCGCTTTGGTCATGTCCGAGGATCGTTTGTCACTGCAGCAACGACGTCAGGAGATCATCGCTGGCTTGGCGCAGCTGGATCAGCACATTCGCACTGTGCTGCAACTGAACAGCCAAGTGCAGGAGCTGGCCAAGGAACTGTATAAGCACAAATCGCTGTTGATCATGGGACGTGGCTTCAATTTTGCCACCTGCTTGGAGGGCGCATTGAAGGTGAAGGAGCTGACCTATATGCACAGTGAGGGCATCTTGGCTGGCGAGTTGAAACATGGTCCCCTGGCTCTGGTGGATGATGAGATGCCGGTGCTGATGATTGTGCTGCGTGATCCGGTTTACATTAAGTGCATGAATGCCTTGCAACAGGTGACATCGAGGAAGGGACGTCCAATACTCATCTGCGAGGAGGGTGACGAGGAGACGATGGCATTCTCCACACGTTCGCTGCAAATACCGCGCACTGTGGACTGTCTGCAGGGCATATTAACGGTCATTCCCTTGCAACTGTTGTCCTATCACATTGCGGTTTTGCGTGGCTGCGATGTCGATTGTCCGCGTAATTTGGCCAAATCCGTGACCGTTGAGTAG